In one window of Gymnogyps californianus isolate 813 chromosome 7, ASM1813914v2, whole genome shotgun sequence DNA:
- the ACVR1 gene encoding activin receptor type-1, protein MRSSTMVDGVMILPVLIMMVFPSLSWQDDELKLNMVHYECVCEGMSCGNGDRCQGQQCFASLSINDGAKVYQKGCFQVYEQGKMTCKTPPSPDQAVECCQGYLCNMNITAQLPSSKGQSFQGEAAGYSVETLIIVILAPVIVLIVFSAVAVLIIRRIQKNHMERLNSRDAEYGTIEGLIASNVGDSTLADLLDHSCTSGSGSGLPFLVQRTVARQITLVECVGKGRYGEVWRGQWQGENVAVKIFSSRDEKSWFRETELYNTVLLRHENILGFIASDMTSRNSSTQLWLITHYHEMGSLYDYLQLTTLDTVSCLRIVLSIASGLAHLHIEIFGTQGKPAISHRDLKSKNILVKKNGQCCIADLGLAVMHSQSTNQLDVGNNPRVGTKRYMAPEVLDETIQADCFDSYKRVDIWAFGLVLWEVARRMVSNGIVEDYKPPFYDLVPNDPSFEDMRKVVCVDQQRPNIPNRWFSDPTLTSLAKLMKECWYQNPSARLTALRIKKTLTKIDNSLDKLKADC, encoded by the exons ATGATGAACTGAAGCTAAATATGGTCCACTACGAATGTGTGTGTGAAGGCATGTCCTGTGGGAATGGAGATCGTTGCCAAGGCCAGCAATGTTTTGCTTCCCTGAGCATTAATGACGGTGCTAAGGTTTACCAGAAAGGCTGCTTCCAAGTCTACGAACAAGGGAAAATGACGTGCAAAACACCTCCGTCTCCTGACCAAGCTGTTGAGTGCTGCCAAGGATACCTGTGCAACATGAATATCACTGCACAGTTGCCTTCTTCTAAAG GGCAAAGCTTTCAAGGAGAAGCCGCAGGTTACAGCGTGGAAACACTAATCATTGTTATACTGGCTCCTGTGATAGTGTTGATAGTTTTTTCTGCAGTAGCTGTGCTGATCATCCGGAGAATACAGAAAAACCATATGGAGAGGCTCAATTCTAGAGATGCAGAATATGGCACAATTGAGGGACTCATTGCATCAAATGTTGGAGACAGCACGTTGGCA GATTTATTGGACCATTCGTGCACATCTGGAAGTGGTTCTGGACTTCCTTTCTTGGTGCAAAGAACGGTGGCTCGCCAGATCACACTTGTAGAGTGCGTAG GAAAGGGCCGTTATGGAGAAGTTTGGAGGGGTCAGTGGCAAGGAGAAAATGTTGCTGTGAAGATCTTCTCTTCTAGGGATGAAAAATCCTGGTTCAGGGAAACTGAATTGTACAACACTGTATTGCTGcggcatgaaaatattttag GTTTTATTGCATCCGATATGACTTCCAGAAACTCTAGTACCCAGTTGTGGTTAATTACCCACTACCATGAAATGGGGTCTCTGTATGACTATCTGCAGCTCACTACCCTGGACACTGTCAGCTGCCTACGCATAGTCCTGTCCATAGCTAGCGGTCTTGCACATTTGCACATAGAGATATTTGGAACCCAGGGGAAGCCTGCCATTTCTCATCGGGACTTGAAGAGCAAAAACATCCTCGTGAAGAAGAACGGACAGTGCTGCATAGCGGATTTAG GCCTTGCAGTTATGCACTCCCAAAGCACGAATCAGTTGGATGTGGGGAACAATCCCCGTGTGGGTACCAAACGCTACATGGCTCCAGAAGTCTTGGATGAAACTATCCAGGCAGACTGCTTTGACTCGTATAAAAGGGTCGATATCTGGGCTTTTGGGCTGGTCCTTTGGGAAGTAGCTAGACGCATGGTTAGCAACG GTATTGTGGAAGACTATAAACCACCATTTTATGACTTGGTTCCAAATGATCCCAGTTTTGAAGACATGAGAAAAGTGGTCTGTGTAGATCAGCAAAGGCCGAACATTCCCAACAGATGGTTCTCAGACCCT ACATTAACATCTCTTGCCAAGCTGATGAAAGAATGCTGGTATCAAAATCCATCAGCGAGACTAACAGCCCTGCGAATCAAAAAGACTTTGACCAAAATTGATAATTCCCTAGATAAACTGAAAGCTGACTGTTGA